One window of the Ictidomys tridecemlineatus isolate mIctTri1 chromosome 11, mIctTri1.hap1, whole genome shotgun sequence genome contains the following:
- the Lrrc8d gene encoding volume-regulated anion channel subunit LRRC8D: protein MFTLAEVASLNDIQPTYRILKPWWDVFMDYLAVVMLMVAIFAGTMQLTKDQVVCLPVLPSPVNSKTHTSPGNTDITTEIPKMETATHQDQNGRTTNDVSFGTSAVTPDIPLRATYPHMDSTVPSQEEKKEKRDPTGRKTNLDFQQYVFINQMCYHLALPWYSKYFPYLALIHTIILMVSSNFWFKYPKTCSKVEHFVSILGKCFESPWTTKALSETACEDSEENKQRITGAQTLPKHVSTSSDEGSPSASTPMINKTGFKFSAEKPVIEVPSMTILDKKDGEQAKALFEKVRKFRAHVEDSDLIYKLYVVQTVIKTAKFIFILCYTANFVNAISFEHVCKPKVEHLTGYEVFECTHNMAYMLKKLLISYISIICVYGFICLYTLFWLFRIPLKEYSFEKVREESSFSDIPDVKNDFAFLLHMVDQYDQLYSKRFGVFLSEVSENKLREISLNHEWTFEKLRQHVSRNAQDKQELHLFMLSGVPDAVFDLTDLDVLKLELIPEAKIPAKISQMTNLQELHLCHCPAKVEQTAFSFLRDHLRCLHVKFTDVAEIPAWVYLLKNLRELYLIGNLNSENNKMIGLESLRELRHLKILHVKSNLTKVPSNITDVAPHLTKLVIHNDGTKLLVLNSLKKMMNVAELELQNCELERIPHAIFSLSNLQELDLKSNNIRTIEEIISFQHLKRLTCLKLWHNKIVTIPPSITHVKNLESLYFSNNKLESLPVAVFSLQKLRCLDVSYNNISMIPIEIGLLQNLQHLHITGNKVDILPKQLFKCVKLRTLNLGQNCITSLPEKIGQLSQLTQLELKGNCLDRLPAQLGQCRMLKKSGLAVEDHLFDTLPLEVKEALNQDINVPFANGI from the coding sequence ATGTTTACCCTTGCGGAAGTTGCTTCACTTAATGACATTCAGCCAACTTACCGAATCCTGAAACCATGGTGGGACGTGTTTATGGATTACCTGGCTGTTGTAATGTTGATGGTAGCCATCTTTGCCGGAACCATGCAACTTACCAAAGATCAGGTGGTCTGCTTGCCAGTACTGCCATCTCCTGTAAATTCAAAGACACATACATCACCAGGAAACACTGACATCACCACCGAAATCCCGAAGATGGAAACAGCCACTCACCAAGACCAAAATGGGCGGACAACGAACGACGTTTCCTTTGGCACATCTGCTGTGACACCTGACATACCTCTCAGAGCCACGTATCCTCACATGGATTCCACAGTTCCAAgccaggaggaaaagaaagagaagagagatccCACGGGCCGAAAAACAAACTTGGATTTTCAgcaatatgtatttattaatcaGATGTGTTACCATCTGGCCCTTCCTTGGTATTCTAAGTACTTTCCATACCTTGCTCTTATACATACTATTATTCTCATGGTCAGTAGCAACTTTTGGTTCAAATATCCCAAAACATGCTCAAAAGTAGAGCATTTTGTTTCAATACTAGGAAAGTGCTTTGAATCTCCTTGGACTACTAAAGCGCTGTCTGAGACAGCCTGTGAAGACTCAGAGGAAAACAAGCAGAGGATAACAGGGGCCCAGACTCTACCAAAGCATGTGTCCACCAGCAGCGATGAAGGGAGCCCCAGCGCCAGCACCCCAATGATCAACAAAACTGGCTTCAAATTCTCAGCTGAAAAGCCTGTGATCGAAGTTCCCAGCATGACCATCCTGGATAAAAAAGATGGGGAACAGGCGAAAGCCCTGTTCGAGAAAGTGAGGAAATTCCGTGCCCACGTAGAAGACAGTGACTTGATCTATAAACTGTATGTGGTCCAGACAGTTATCAAAACAGCCaagttcatttttattctctgctACACTGCAAACTTTGTCAATGCAATCAGCTTTGAGCATGTCTGCAAGCCGAAAGTCGAGCACCTGACTGGTTATGAGGTGTTTGAGTGCACCCACAATATGGCTTACATGTTGAAGAAGCTTCTCATCAGTTATATATCCATTATTTGTGTTTATGGTTTTATCTGCCTCTACACTCTCTTCTGGTTATTCAGGATACCTTTGAAGGAATATTCTTTCGAAAAAGTTAGAGAAGAGAGCAGTTTTAGTGACATTCCAGACGTCAAAAACGATTTTGCGTTCCTCCTGCACATGGTAGACCAGTACGACCAGCTCTATTCCAAGCGTTTTGGTGTGTTCTTATCGGAAGTCAGTGAGAACAAACTGAGGGAAATCAGTCTGAACCATGAATGGACATTTGAGAAGCTCAGACAGCACGTGTCCCGCAATGCCCAGGACAAGCAGGAGCTGCACTTGTTCATGCTGTCAGGGGTGCCCGATGCCGTCTTTGACCTCACAGACCTGGACGTGCTAAAACTTGAACTGATTCCAGAAGCTAAAATTCCTGCTAAGATTTCTCAAATGACCAACCTCCAAGAGCTCCACCTCTGCCACTGCCCTGCGAAAGTGGAACAGACTGCTTTTAGCTTTCTCCGAGATCACTTGAGATGCCTTCACGTGAAGTTCACAGATGTGGCTGAAATTCCTGCCTGGGTGTATTTGCTCAAAAACCTTCGAGAGTTGTACTTGATAGGCAATTTGAACTCAGAAAACAACAAGATGATAGGACTTGAATCTCTCCGAGAGTTGCGGCACCTTAAGATTCTCCACGTGAAGAGCAATTTGACCAAAGTTCCCTCCAACATTACAGATGTGGCTCCACATCTTACGAAGTTAGTCATTCATAATGACGGCACTAAACTCTTGGTACTGAACAGCCTTAAGAAAATGATGAATGTCGCTGAGCTGgagctccagaactgtgaactaGAGAGAATTCCACATGCTATTTTCAGCCTCTCTAATTTACAGGAACTGGATTTAAAGTCAAATAACATACGCACAATCGAGGAGATCATCAGTTTCCAGCATTTAAAACGACTGACTTGTTTAAAATTATGGCATAATAAAATTGTTACCATTCCTCCCTCCATTACCCATGTCAAAAACTTGGAGTCACTTTATTTCTCCAACAACAAGCTCGAGTCTTTACCAGTGGCAGTATTTAGTTTACAGAAACTCAGATGCTTAGATGTAAGCTACAACAACATTTCAATGATTCCCATAGAAATAGGATTGCTTCAGAACCTGCAGCATTTGCATATCACTGGGAACAAAGTAGACATTCTGCCAAAACAATTGTTTAAATGTGTGAAGTTGAGGACTTTGAATCTGGGACAGAACTGCATCACCTCCCTCCCAGAAAAAATTGGTCAGCTGTCTCAGCTCACTCAGCTGGAGCTGAAGGGGAACTGCTTGGACCGCCTGCCAGCCCAGCTGGGCCAGTGTCGAATGCTCAAGAAAAGCGGGCTTGCTGTGGAAGATCACCTTTTTGACACTCTGCCACTAGAAGTCAAAGAAGCATTGAATCAAGACATAAATGTTCCCTTTGCAAATGGGATTTAA